The genomic DNA aaatattcgtTAAGTAATAAAAAGTAGAACTTCGTTTGATTTCTCGTTTTCTTTATTTCGACCTTTTTGCAGGATTAagataattttaacattaacttaaaaaaatgcaaagcatatccattaaaattatgcagaaataatgtttaatttattggaAGTTCAATATCGACTAATTAAaatgtttcaatatttttctgcaaaaaattctattttcttaagagtttttaaaataagaaaatgcgaATCGTTGCTGTTAAGATGATGCAGCATtagtattttattcatttaacaAAAGTGGTTAATGTTCAGAAAGTTTATTTCGTATATTGAGTATATAATTTCTGCAAAACCTTCATTTAAAATAGGGCAGCGTAAATTGTATCCATTTAGAAAATGCAgcattagagttttatttttataaagcttgatgcagtttaaataaaattcagaaacTCTACAATGCGCCCATTTTCGCCTtcaaataattccaaaaattatatttttttcactttatttttgttcttatttaggcctatttaaaatttttgtctttttatgAGTATaaggcatattaaaaaaaactggaaatcaCATCCAATTAGGTTATGCAATTAATTTATCTTAATCTTAACAGCAATGAatacaaaaatgtttaatcaagGAATTTCCGACATAATACATAGAAATTCCTCCAAAAAAGCTTGAAATAGAGAAACTCCTAAAATTAActcttttcattaaaaaatctgttgctattaaaaaatctcCCTTATAGTCGAGTGAACCTAAAGCCACGACCAAAGTTCATCAAAATGTCTGCTTACTACAGCATGATTTAAATCTGATCCTCCGCAGGCCTGTCTAACATTAAACTCCACCATATCCAGACAACAACAACACAAAAACTCAACTCTTAAGTAggcacaataaaaaaaacaaatcaaacctAACTTAACAGGAACATGGCGAACCTTCCTATACATCCAGGAAGACATTCCATCCTCTCCCTCCTCCACAGGGAACACATTGCACTGTTTCGCTTCTCACGTGGATAAATAATACCAAAGAACCACCATATTTTGCCTAATCCATAAAATGGtcggcaaaaaaattaagatggGGTCATTCCTGTTTCACCATCACGTTGGGGTTGTAGTTCTGGTGACTCGAGGTGACTAATGACAAGGGGCTGGTCGCTAAGTTATTCGCTAAGTGGTAAATAGGCGCCGTGCTATTACCCACTGAGCAAGGTGATCCCATGGCCGCCGGAGGAGGATTAATCCGTTTCTCCTTTTGTCTCCTATTGCAAAACCAGACTCTCACCACTTCTTTCTCCATACAGAGTCCGTCCGCCAGCATCGAGATCTCTTCTGAGGTCGGTTTGGGGTTTTGCATAAAGGCTTTCTCCAGAGCCACCCGTACAGATGTTTCTATGGAGGTGCGCTTCTTCCTTCGCCTCCCGATAGTCTCTGGGGTAGTCAAAGGGTTGCTAAGGGCTCCAGGATTGGTTAGGGTGCTGTCTGCATCTTCAAGCCATTTTTGAAGCAAAGGCTTCAGTTTGCACATGTTTTTGAAGCTAAGATTTAGAGCTTCGAATCGGGATATTGTAGTTTGGGAAAAGTCATTGCCGTAGAGTTTTCCCATTGCTAGACCAACATCTCCTTGTGTaaatcctgaaataaataaacggGGATGATGAGTGATGatgttataatttctttttaaggtGTGTAGCACTTACCTAGCTTTATCCTTCTCTGCTTAAAGGTCTTGGCAAACTGTTCCAGCTCCTCCAGATCAGTAGTTTCATCTGGACTAGGCTCCATTAGCCTCGACTGGGTTTTTAGGTGCTGAGGAGTGAGTCCTCCTGAACTAGGAGTGCTTGGAGTCAACAAACTCGCTGGGATATTATGGTTGTTATTAGGAGGAGTAGTTTGGTTTTGATTGATGTTTTGGGGCAGTTGACTGTTGGGAGGAATGGAGGTGTTAAGGTGGTGATGCGGAGAGGGCTGTTGGTGAGGAGAATGTTGTTGGTGGTGATGATGGTGGTTCTGGGCTTGCTGTTGTTGCTGCTGGTGTTGTTGCTGCTGCACCTTCTGAAGTTGCTGGAGCTGTTGCTGGGCTGCCTGTGCTATTTGTTGAACCTGCAAGGAAAATACGTTGGATAAAAACGAGATATGGTGTGTattgtatatttaaaagaaattaaaatgctTCTAAGCATGCGTGGGTGTTGGGTGTTTTTGGTGTGTATATGtgcaataaaaaaagttaagatttttaataaatttctttgaaaTTACACACGTTGGGCACCAATAAGATgtcaagattaaaaaaatatcaaacaaattaaaattcacTGACTTACTAAGGTCATTAAAAGAACTTTGCTTAATATAATTTTCGGTTAGATCATTTTTGGTATTtgcttaatattttatgaactGTGATGGGTCACATGCTATATTTTGGTTAAACGATTTCTGAGTTATATGTAGTTGGAAATTGTTGAAAATAGTGACCAGTAAAGATATTTCAATCAgcattcaaatttaaaataacacacTATCATCTCATTATAGGACAGTACAGTAATATAATTAAAGGATTATAATTAGAAAATCTTCGTTGCCTAAAATCatcattaaatgaactttacgCCTTatcatatctcaaaaaaataCCCTCTAGTAAATCATTATAAATAGCTTTTATCATGTATTTCTCATAATCGATCGTTACTCAAGTGccttacaaataaattattgatataaataaatatttatcgtaAATTTAACCTAAATTGACTTTCtagtaattgtttttttttttataaattattaataatttaggtATTACCAATATGAGTAATTTTCTTGGTTTAAGTAAAACGTAATTTCAGTGTATCATTATGTATGTACATGCTCACAATAAACTGGGGtgcataaacttaaaaaaacaaatttcataaTCCAACACACCTGCATCGAATGGGGGTTTCTATGATTTATCCCTGACCTGGGAAATCCTTGAAGAAACCccttaaaagcaaaaaaatttcttatcaTCATCAATCCGCATCAAATCATTTTAGTAAAACTACAAGATATTCCATAAGATCCTTACCTGATTTTGCAAAAAGAATTGAGGATTAATTGGTTGTCCGCTGGCCTGTTGTAACATGGCCAATTGCTGTAACCCCTGGGGGTTTTGGAAGGCCTGTAACCCGCTTAACATCTGGTGTATCGGGTTGCCGAAGATACCCAAGCTGCCTAGGGCTGCCAGGGCGGATCCCACCCCTGAACTGGAATTGTTAATGTTGGAGTTTGGGGAGGGTATTCTGTGGGGTTCTGGTTGACCCGTGACCTGAAAAGAACGTTTGGATTTTGCATTAAATAGTATTtacttcttaaattaatttttaatttaagtcgAAAGGCTTTGTACTGGCTTCAAATACTACGGCAGTCGCATATATAAGTCATTCAACTGCAAGTAAAGGCGAGAGCGCCAGTTCATTCTTTGATATAGTTCAAAGTGATTTGGGCATggaattctctttaaaaatatcatataattAAGATTcgtaataaatattgaaaaagtttttacaTCTTCTCTCTCTAATACATATGCAACAGAGAattaggaaaaaagaaaaaactaggAGATAAAGAAGAAGTAGAAAAAAGGCAAGTAataagttgaaaaaataaaaggcattttagattaaaaaaaaaaaaacagaagctGTATTAAGCATATTTTCTTCTCAAGAAGAAGATGAGGACCTTAATAAAGATGAAACAAAGATTAACgtagaaaaagcaaaattcTACTGTGACTATAAATTTCGTTCATTTTTTACGAAGATGAAGAAGAATAAGAATAAGAAGAACAAAAAGGAGAGGATGAAGTAGATGAAGAAAACGAATGGCAATCGAGTTACGAGTTAAAGAGTTACATTCCGAAGAATCCAAACGatagttttataaattatgttctTAATACCAAttcatttggaaaaaaaattaaggttaaattcaccaaaaatgaaaattacctTTGAAATGACTAGAAGATGGCGATAATAATTGAAGAATTATGTGTAGTAATGATTTTTTACATCATATCAATTGTTAGAAAAGTATTTCAACTTCTTATTAGGTTTTGTATTCTTATGGTTATACCCTTGAAATTCGCTTGCGTCATATTTGCAAATGAATTCCTGTCAATGCGATTATAGAATATTGCCGGCTTTTGTATGTTTTGCTTGATTTTTATACAGATTAAAATggacataaaaaaaataggaaaattatataatttaaggtcagatttatatttttgactTATATGCGACGTTGCCAAGTAGAAAGtcctttaaataaatcatatatgAGGTTATTCATGATATTGATCACATTGGTCcaatgttttcgaaaaaaaatacacaaataaacATTCTGAATAGCTAATCGGAGCAATTgagcttaaaaaattcaaatgatggttttataaattatgatcCCAGATATAACTAGTTCAGCTtgctggaaaaaattaataatgacgTTAACTACTTGGAAATAGcagcaaattttgtttaaaaggtTTGCAGAAAGTCTACCAATGActatatttaaagttatttatgatATTGATCACATAGATCCAAGGTTTtttcactaataaaaatatatcatttattcattaaaaattgaattatacCTGGTACCCTTGTTCCTATATAGGAAGAAAATGAAGAGGAAAAAGAAGACGGAGATGGAGGAAGAGAAGTAGaagaagaaataatattaagaagtagATCTTCTGGTACTTATAAGTGGAATAAGAGgaaatcttctttaaaaggaAGCTATTCATGATATTGATTATATTGGCCTAATGTTTTcccaataataaaaatgtttaagtaaGCCAATCAAAATTGTCCTTGATACCTGGACCGGATCTTTTGTTAATACTATGTATAGCATTTATGAAAACATTGTTggttaaatataaacaaaaagaaaaaaaagaagcagCAGGAAATGAAGAAGAAAACGAAGAAGTAAGAAATACAAAAGAACTAATAAAAAGGCATCGAATGTTATAGATCATTGTCATCAAATGGCTAATATATGACGTTGTCAAACAGCAactattgtaacgaaattcaggaacacTGGAAGTTTACAAATTATAGATTTACAACAATATAACCAAACTTAAAAACAAGACACCATAGAAGCAAATATTAAgctaaacgtaagtagaaccctaaataaaccctaaaaatcaaattttaactacaaaatacgagtaaaataatataaaaactaggagaataattcacgtatttacatttttataatagtatataattgATAATGTATAAAGACCATATTTGAAACTTCTTATACCATTGTTCATATTGGTGCAACATTTTCCCtataataaaaaaggtttattgA from Anthonomus grandis grandis chromosome 7, icAntGran1.3, whole genome shotgun sequence includes the following:
- the LOC126738470 gene encoding POU domain protein 2-like isoform X2 codes for the protein MTSTIFNGALGGTYKGYYNMLGFDGGNSGGGGGSSANGSGYHHGYGYPVEPKPLLKLDKPPTPLSSHHEDNDQPQDLSGDDQSISSENPPENHDENSLDSDRDGALNLVTGQPEPHRIPSPNSNINNSSSGVGSALAALGSLGIFGNPIHQMLSGLQAFQNPQGLQQLAMLQQASGQPINPQFFLQNQVQQIAQAAQQQLQQLQKVQQQQHQQQQQQAQNHHHHHQQHSPHQQPSPHHHLNTSIPPNSQLPQNINQNQTTPPNNNHNIPASLLTPSTPSSGGLTPQHLKTQSRLMEPSPDETTDLEELEQFAKTFKQRRIKLGFTQGDVGLAMGKLYGNDFSQTTISRFEALNLSFKNMCKLKPLLQKWLEDADSTLTNPGALSNPLTTPETIGRRRKKRTSIETSVRVALEKAFMQNPKPTSEEISMLADGLCMEKEVVRVWFCNRRQKEKRINPPPAAMGSPCSVGNSTAPIYHLANNLATSPLSLVTSSHQNYNPNVMVKQE
- the LOC126738470 gene encoding POU domain protein 2-like isoform X1; this encodes MPMLLQQPPPHMLLGSHETDQPLDFTMSKFKTKNTVASQIKQFNSSMHQMMLLQNNGLYFNRSNNNKSFTRGSSPMSSSSEEEGVGPPMESPRSSPESAGVRPLHDEDPSVTSTPNTPTEKPYAKLWMNENDTPWRPDIQQQTLDESKAALQARLGLSPIEPKPLLKLDKPPTPLSSHHEDNDQPQDLSGDDQSISSENPPENHDENSLDSDRDGALNLVTGQPEPHRIPSPNSNINNSSSGVGSALAALGSLGIFGNPIHQMLSGLQAFQNPQGLQQLAMLQQASGQPINPQFFLQNQVQQIAQAAQQQLQQLQKVQQQQHQQQQQQAQNHHHHHQQHSPHQQPSPHHHLNTSIPPNSQLPQNINQNQTTPPNNNHNIPASLLTPSTPSSGGLTPQHLKTQSRLMEPSPDETTDLEELEQFAKTFKQRRIKLGFTQGDVGLAMGKLYGNDFSQTTISRFEALNLSFKNMCKLKPLLQKWLEDADSTLTNPGALSNPLTTPETIGRRRKKRTSIETSVRVALEKAFMQNPKPTSEEISMLADGLCMEKEVVRVWFCNRRQKEKRINPPPAAMGSPCSVGNSTAPIYHLANNLATSPLSLVTSSHQNYNPNVMVKQE